The Rattus rattus isolate New Zealand chromosome 8, Rrattus_CSIRO_v1, whole genome shotgun sequence genome contains the following window.
TGCTGGGGCAGTCATCAGACAGTGTCACATGGTTGTCTGCCACCGTGTAGATGTTGGTGATCAAACTCTTCCGGAGGAGTGGCAGATACTTtggactgctgagccatctttccagccctaccGTCTGCATCTtgacgattttttttttcctttcccctaaATGTGGCTCATTGCACACACTGTACTCCTTTTTTGACCCCGGGTGACTTTGACATTGTCAGTTGACCAGGCTACAGttgtgaaagaagagagaagccCTGCTGTACTGTGCTAATTAAGCCTTATTTAATTGTCTACTGCTCATAGAAGAGATTCCTAGCAAAGCCCACATCACGCAGGCAGGTTCTCCTGTGAAGTCTTGCtggccactgagctacatttacTTTCTCAACCCAGGCAGCCTTGCAGAGATGCAGTGCAGTCCAGACTGTAGTCTCTTAATTTGTTGATAGagcatttattttctgtgaagggatttatattttctgtgaaaGGAGTTCATGATGTTTATATACATGTGAAGCCAGAGTAGTCATCAGAAACTCCAAGCTAACAGTCTGGGAAACCCAATATAGGAGGAATCAGGTCCCAGAGAGCAGACTACCAGACTACCCTCTTGTAGCAGCTGACAGTCTGCTCTCCTTTGTTCACTGCTGAACTGCAAGTTGCCACTCTTAGCTAAGTTTCTCCACTAACTTTTCCACCAAGCTTTGGCTAGATTTCTGCACTgtgttctttttgcttttataatgGTGTAAGTAAGAATCAGTCTGAGTTCTGGGTGGACCCTATTTATTCCATGTGTGGCCACACTGATCATGCACTAATCACCAGTGTTAGCTGCGCTGTAGCTACATATGATAAATGTTAAATTAATTCTTGAATATACTTGACGATGTTTCCCTGTCTACTTACTAATCCATGCAGCAATCAGAGTCATCCAGACAGCCAACAGCTGAAGAATGAATATGAAGAGGAGATTATCAGAGAGAGACTTGCTAaagtatggctttttttttttaacacaaatttCTTCTGTGAGAATTGCTTTTATAAATAACATTCATGGCTGTTTATTATAGAAACTATATATTAACGTGTAATTGAGAAGTAAAAGTGtatctgtctgtaattccagtacttggaagaCTAGCACAGAACAGTTGCCATGGTCTGTGGCTCTAACCATGGACAGAAGGGaggatgtgtttgtgtctgtgctgcCATTTCCCACATAAGTTGTCCACTTAGGACTTAGAAGTGGAGTGTCTTCTGTGCACCGTGCTGGAAACTTGTGAACCAGTAGCCTTTTGAATATACATATGGGACTCTGGAAATGGACATTGATTTGGTTTCATTAGCACAAAGGAAAACGGACTTGTTACTGTcatcttttttaaagtaaaagtattAAAGAATCTAaccatccttttttttcttttttattatagaatAAACTTATTGAAGAAAtgctaaaaatgaaaacagagtaaGTGTGCTATTTTATAGTtcaaatccttttaaaaatatttccgaCTTTACTATGGGGGAGCATATGCATGCCATGCCTAgggtgtggaggtctgaggacagatGTGAGGGCTGGTTCTCTTCCCCACCATGGGTTGCAGGGACCAGGCTCGTACAGCAAGTGCTGTACCCACAGAGCTATCTTGCCtgaccgttttttttttttttttaatattatgtgtattggtgttttgctttgcttatttGTACACCATATATGTGCatggtacctacagaggccagaggaagtcatcagattcccctggaactggcgttacagAGTTATGAACTCAGTGAAGGTGTAATTCTCCTCTAAAGGGAAAATACATCCATCCATCAGACAACTTTTTTCCTTCTGAGGTATATGGGAGTATAACTGATGTTTATCAAAgtatttaagattttaaaagttttatttgtgtgcatgtgtctatgtatgggTATGCAGGTATCTGCAGAGGCCAAAAACAGGACATCGGAGCCCTTCTAGCTACTCAGGCAGTTGTCACCTGCCTGCCCTTTATGGACTactcagccatttctctagcaccaaaattatttttcttgatgcCACTTTCTCAACAGGGGTTTCCAGTAAAGTCactccaacaaacaaacaaagcacacacacaaccttcCGTTTATTGAGTTGCTGTGAGGACTTCTCCTCGTGACAATAAGAGCAGTTTAACGCTTCCAGCTAGTAGTGGTTAATCTGACATATAGGTGGCGAACTATCCAGCTAGTTTGTAGAACTATAGCACATTTAGATACATCCTTTGAGACCTGGTAGCTTTCTGTGTGGACGGTGTGTGGTGGCAGAAGTCCTTGGTGATGTGTGGTCCTTGAAGCATGAAGAGCTCACGTTGCACTGTgggcacaaatacacacattttctTAAATGCTGGGGACTGGATATCAAACTGCAGTAGTATAGGCAGAGAATACTTAACTTTATACGATAGGGGACTTGGTGATACCATCAGGAACTGAGGTGTTCCCCAGTATCTGATTTTTGGCTACATTATGCCCACTACAGTCCAACATCAAGTCTCCATAGGATGAGGGCAGCAGTAGCCAGTGGTGGATGAGGGCAGCTTTACCCCATGctgcttttttcctcttttcttttcaaggtctcattttgtagccttGGAATCCTGGGTGGCCTAAAgttattatgtagaccagacatCCTCAGGGCTTAGAAAACCAGTAtctgggggttagggatttagctcagtggtagagcgctaaaTCGACTGAGTTTCATAAACAAGAAGCCAAGttgccttcatttctttctctctgcttcaatACAGTActgacaaaaaaagaagaagaagaaaggttttatgTGGATTTATAGTTCCAGTTGATATATAGCCAATCTTGGTGGGGAAAGGCATGGTTCAAGAGTAGGAAGCTAAGTCTGCTATTGCATTTGTAGTCAGGGATCAGGAAGAAAACGGAAATGTGGCTGGGCAATAAAAatgggtggtgcacaccttcgatcccagagctcaggaggctggTCTAAGAcagcgagggctacacagaggaagccCTGCCTCAGACAGATCATGTGACCTCTGGGCGTGGGCCCAGAGTTATGACTTCCTCCAGGACGCTTCTGCTTCCTAAAGGCTCCACAGCCTCCAAAATGGTGCTAGTTAGCTAGGAGCCAAGTGAAAACACCTGAGCCCGAGGGAACTTTTCATATTCAAGCCACAGCACCTAACCCACAGCAAGGTAGGCAGAGGCGGCACATGAACTTTTTATCTCACCAAAGCAGACGTAGAACACTTGCCTGCATTATCTCCTTGGGTCCTCTGAGCATGCGCTGGAAACACATCCTAGACAGAGTTGGCCTGGGGGCAGGTTTAGATCTGAGCACCACCTCATTTCAGCAGTCGGTATTGCACTCTGTATACATTGTACCAGTGTTTCCAAATGGAAATCTTATAAAACTGAAACAGTTCCAAAACGTGGGTGAGATCCCACATTTTCTCATTGAGTTACATAAAATGGGTAAAGTGCACACCCGAGGAAAGGACTAATGTTCCATTGTTTGAGGACtaggttgtttttttattttatttttttattttttttcggagaGGACTAGgtttttaaagcagaaatgaTTATTCTGAGGTCAGACACAATAAAGCCTACAGACTCTAATGATACCTTACTTCTATCTCCTCTTGGACAAACTAAGTTTTATACTAAAATTTTATGatgttagcctgggctacagaagagtctggctccaaataaataaaatggtttgATGAGTTTTTCTCAGGATGAAAGTTTTGACCTAACAAAGCAGTTATGTCTGATAGGCAGCACACTGTCCTCCATGCTGAGTGTGGAGCTCAGGGCCTGGGCCATGTCAGGAAAGCGTTCTGCCACTTCGGTCCACCCAGTTCCAGCCTGTGTTCTTTTGCCAACTATACAGGAGACCTGAAGATCAGTGATACTTTCAGATCAAAATTCTGTacttagaagaaaaaaacctaGTTAAGTTCTGTTTTATAATTCTATGTCCTTGAAATTCCATAAACTGATGCTTCTTCCAGTCTAGAGGAAGTCCAGAGTGCACTTGACAGCAAGGAGAAGTTCTGCCACAGAATGAGCGAGGAAGTTGAGCGAACCAGAACTTTGGAGTCCAGAGCATTTCAGGAAAAGGAGCAATTGCGGTCAAAGTTGGAAGAAAtgtatgaagagagagagagaacttgccAGGTGTGTTAGGTTTTCCTTGTTATGTCGAAATCCTTAAGTAGAATAAGCACAAACCAGATCTCTGGTCTGGTGTGCAGACATGCACAGTGTGCAGAGACGcatggtgcagacatacatgtgtgGGGATGcatggtgcagacatacatgtgtgGAGATGCATGCCCACAGAAGCTTGACCACCACTTGATTGGTGCTTTTGAAAAGACATACATAATGTGGCCTTCCCATCCTTGGATTGACAGGAAATGGAAATGCTGAGAAAACAACTAGAGTTTCTTGCTGAGGAAAATGGGAAATTGATAGGTCATCAAAACCTACATCAGAAGATTCAATATGTAGTGCGACTGAAGAAGGAAAATATCAGGCTTGCTGAGGTAAAACTGAAACTGTTTAAATAGATGGTggttttaaagagttattttagTAAACTGGTCACTGCTATTTCACTTtgggttttatgagacagggttacACTCTGAAATCCAGTCTGAAACAGAACTCTCACAGctgtcctcttgtctcagccttcccagtgggTAGGATTCTAAGTGTGTGTGAGCTACCCAGTAATACTGTTAAAACGGGTTAAGTTCTCATAGACGCCAGATGTTTATTTAATATCAACCTATAAATAGAACATGTAGCTTTAATTTGAATACTTAATGAATTTAGTCAAGAAAATAACTATAACAATTAGATACTtaatttcctgttgttttgttgttttttttttaattacaggaGACAGAAAAGTTGCGTgctgaaaatgtatttttgaaagaaaggaaaaaagaatgaatcCTAAGGATGCCCGCTGTCTTCCTACACATCACTTTGTTTAGATTGATTCTTTAAAGTGATACTGTGTTTGCTCACATGGTAGAACTGAACTAAGACCTCCATGATGAGTCATGGTGGGCAATGCTGAGCATTCCGATGGGCATTCTGCATGCAGACTCAGCAGGCTGTTACGTGGGCTAACAGTGCATTTCAGGTCATGTGTAAGTTCTGGAAGACCCTTAAAAGCCTATAGCTGAGGTCTCTCTGGTGAATTCTGGTCAGATCGTTTTCTCCTTAGATTCACCTTAGATAAAATCACTGTGAACCCAATGGCTCTTTCGTATTGAACTTGTTCATatgcgtttgtttgtttgtttgtttgtttgttctgtaacATGTTATCATGGCCATTTTCTACATGTCCAGtttttccaataaaatattttttaaagaaagcgtgtataaatattttgcctttgtgtgtgtacatgtaacacatgtgtgcctagtatTCTTttgtcagaagagggtgtcagatctcctagaattagttactgatggttgtgattCGCTATGCaggtactgagaaccaaacccaggccctctgcaagaacaagggCTCTTAATCTCTTAGCtaactctccagccctagttttgAGGTTTTTGAGCAGGAGCATAATAATCAAAGCCAAAGGAGAAGCGGGGTCTCATGTAATCCAGGTGTGCTTTTAAACAGACTGGGAAGGCAAAAATGCCCTTTAAtatctgattctcctgcctctacctccacatCCTAGGATTTTATCTGTACACCATCACACCCAGGTTAGTCAGGTTTTGACATGGATACACAAATAATAACCTAGGTCAACCCCTAGCTTTCCTTGGTCTTAGTTTAGTTTAGAATCCCTAATTTTGGAAGTCACATAGCTAGACAATACACTGTTTCCCACTATTTCTCTACAGAGCATGCGTAAGATGTGTGAATAGTTGTCTACCTTACTCTGCCAGAACATAATTAAGGCCACTTCTGCTACTAGCACTGTATTACCTTTCTAGTCCCTGGAATGAAGTCTCTGACAGATGCAGCTTAGATTTGTCTTGGCTTCTCCCATCTGTTGTTGCCACACTCCATTATTAAGTGGAACAGCACAATGAATCCCCTTGAGTGTCAGTTTCCTTGTCTGGAAAGTGGGGTGGTTTATACCATATAGGACTAATTGGGATAATGTGTGCTTTCTATGTAAAATTTAATTTCGTGTATTATGTGCATCTGATAATGTGCAACATGATGtacatgttatatgtgtgtaacatgtttatgcatatatacatacgagggcaggtcctgtgaaggccagaaaagaATATCGGCTCCCCTGGAAGTATAAGGTtgggaggagctgtgggaaggttgtgagctgcctaaccATTAAGcagtctctctagcccctgtaaTCCATCCCTTTATTTCAGCCACAAAACCACCTGCATGTCAAGCAAGGTGGCATGTAAGAATGTCCATGAAAAAGTTCTCTAACGGAATAAAATGTTTCATCCAAGTCCCAAACATATcaatataatttgtattttatatatctacagaacaagttttgctttgtagccctggctatgtaGAGCTATGCAGATCAGGCTGTTTtcgaactcgcagagatccacttgcctctgctttccgagGTGCCCTAACCAACACACCTGGCCCACTTTATACAGCACTGCTCTTCCCCCACcacagcccccccacccccagctgaggaccgaacccagggccttgcgtttgctaggcaagtgctctaccactgagctaaatccccaaccctacagcACTGCTCTTTAAGGAAAAATTTTCCCCAACACATATCTATACACACTACTATTGACTgaattcaggattttttttttttttttttttttaatgtattgcggaagcactgagctatatccccaacccacatctttttgagatagtctcaaaAAGTCTggcagctggcctcaaactcagtaatTCTGCCTCGGCCTCAGAAGTACTAacattacaggcgtgtgccaccatgcctggctgctcAGCCCTCTTAAGTGAGTATCTCCCTAAGTTGCTGAGGATGACCATTAACTTGCAATCTtactgcctcagcatcctgagtatCTGGAAAGACCGACAGTAGATGACACTttatgggttgtttgtttgttttaggggtttatttgggttttgttgttgttgttgttgattacTTTACATGAACTTAGAAGTGGTTCTGATGGTCCAGGCAGAATGAGTAATAAGCGTTATTCTCTTAGCAGTTTTCCCAAGCTATGTCCTGTCTAAGCGGCCGGTCTCCAGACCCATCCTCCTCCGTCCGCATCCACGAGGGAGCAGAGGTGCCTTGAACGTGCAGATTGGCTTCAGGATCAGCATTTTAGGTGCGCATCCATGTAAAGTGGCAGATATGGAGCTACAGACTGCCCCGCCTTCTCAGTCGCAGGTTTCCCCTGAATGCAGGGTTCTTCCTGGCAGGTTCGCCTCAGAGAaaattcccctcctccccaagTTCACGTCACCAGCAGATTCCTCTCTTGGAGTAGGTGCCTCTCGGTTGCACGTCCCTTCAGTGGCGCAAGGTCCTCGCTAACAGATTCCCATCCCCCAAGGTTCGCCTGAGCCGCAGGCTCTCCTTAGTCTCCGGTTTGCATCAGCTGCAGGGTCTCGGCTCCAGATTCCCTTTATTCGTAGGCTCGCTTCGGTTCCGGATTCCCTGCTACGGCAGATTCGCCTCACCCGCCAGGCTCCGCCCTCGCCGGGCTCACGTCGGGTGGCGGTGTGCGTAGCAGTCGGCTGTGGCGGGCGCAGAGGACCTCATGGCGGCCCGGCCTCAGTCCTCGGGGGCCGCAGTGTCTGCGGCCGCTTACCCTGACTCACCCGTGGAGTTACCCGCCCGCCTACAGAAGGGCGCGATGCGGCGCCGCTTCTGGGGCGTGTTCAACTGTATGTGCGCCGGTGCGTTCGGGGCCctggccgccgccgccgccaagCTGGCCTTCGGGAGCCAGGTGCGGCCTGGGGCGCCACAAGGGGGCGGGGCCGGGAGGAGGGCGGGGCCGGGAGGAGGCCGCTCAACCTCGGTTTCCGCCTGCGCCCTTGCGGGACCACCTGGTTCTAGGTCCTGCCTACCCGGGGAAGGACCTCCAAGCCCACCTCTCAGTTTAAGCCCCCATGCCCTAGCCTTTTCCAGCATGTAACACCTAAGGTGAGATAACCGGTTGCCATCTCTTCCTGACCTTGGCAAGAGTTCTGACTGAGCGCCTGCTGGGGTGGGCCGGTGGTCGAGCCAGCTTCTGCAACGGAGAATTCGATCCTGACCTGGACAGGGTACTGCTTGATTAATAGATTTctggcgggttggggatttagctcagtggtagagcgcttgccaagcaaacgcaaggccctgggttcggtccccagctccaaaaaaaaaaaaaaaaaaaaaaagaaaacagaaaaaaaatagatttctggCGACTTGCAGTCCTTTTGTGAAGTCATCCCTTCCCAGATGACTACTCAGCTACAAGACATTTGAGGACTTCGTAGAAGATAACCCTCTCCCCTGTCTGCAGGCAAATTCCACATTCTGTCAATCGGGGTCTGCATATGCTTTGTAGGAGACTTCTAAAGATCCCCCGGTCTTTCAAGGGTATGCCCATGGTGGTTGTAGCTGCAGCGACATTCTCTCCTGCAGGTGAATATTGGCTTATGTGTCTTAGGCATTATTGCCATGGCCAGCACCAATTCCCTGATGTGGACCTTCTTTAGCCGCGGGctcagtttctctatgtcttcgGCCATTGCGTCTGTCACAGTGACTTTTTCGAACATACTTTGCTCGGTGAGTAGCCTGGTAGGTGGGCTTGTTCTCAGGGTCCTGGGTGAGTTGTCCTTGGGAAACCCCTGCTTTTCCAGGCACTAGAAAGGACAGGAAGTAAAACAGGTTGGACTGGCTCCAGGCAAGAGACAGTTAAACATGGACAACTTAGGAATGAGACTTGTGTCACTCTGGGATAGCATCAGCTATCTGAAGTTCCTTGGCAAGAACTGGAACATTAGCTGTGGGGTTTAAGGGTCtggtctaggggttggggatttagctcagtggtagagcgcttgcctagcaagtgaaaggccctgggttcggtcctcagctccggaaaaaaaaaaaaaaaaaaaaagtctggtcAAGGGAACCCAGTTTTGAACTGGAAGACAGCCTAGCTTGGGTTTATGATAACTGGGGACTATGTCCTGGCCATAGCTGCTGGCCTCTTGAGCCTCAGTGCTCAATTGGAgtaacctctgacttccacagaggagacagaaatacATGGATTGATCATGGAGGTGGTTGCTGGATGTGAAGCACCAGACTGTTTTCTACTCCCCCTCAGGAAGAAGTCAGCCAAGGAATGGTGGACCCTACCAGGGTAGGCCAGGCCCCTTACAGCTGTCTCTCCCACAGGCCATCTTAGGCTACGTGCTGTATGGAGAGTGCCAGGAGATcttgtggtggggaggggtgttCCTCATCCTCTGTGGGCTCACCCTGATCCACAGGAAGTTCCCACCGGACTGGAAGGAGAGCAAGCAGCAGTGATGACAGTAAATCCACTGTAAAGATAACCATGATACCCAGCCATGGGTCCGCAAGTAGGACTgcttccagggcagcctgggagtgCAGCCCTGTCAGCCACAGGGAGGTGCCAGACCAGACCCTGGCCTCTGACCACCTCACAGCTTGAAGGCTAAAGCATTAGCTCCTGTAAGGGGAAGATGACTACCACAGCATGAGGCCCAAGTCCTTCAGTATTGGTATAGGGCCTTGATTCTTATGCACCGGGGAGTCCTGGAAGACTTTGTGATCTTGGGTTGCACAGCAACTTGGCAggtacctgaaaaaaaaaaaaaaaaacaaacaaaacacgtGGTTAGAATCCTGCCACCTGACCAGGGTCCTTCATGTAGCCCAGCACTGACAGCTGGCAGGGCCTCCTGACAAAACAACAAACATGTATTGTGTCATGCCTTAGGTCATCTGTGATGCCTATGAATCCAAAGCAAAAGAAGGCAACTCGGGCTAATAAACACTTCCTTGTAAGTTAAAGCTGCTGGGTATGGAATTTGAATTCTTTCCCACTTGGAGGTAAGGGCCTGCAGCCAGGTAGCAGTGGA
Protein-coding sequences here:
- the Tmem42 gene encoding transmembrane protein 42: MAARPQSSGAAVSAAAYPDSPVELPARLQKGAMRRRFWGVFNCMCAGAFGALAAAAAKLAFGSQVNIGLCVLGIIAMASTNSLMWTFFSRGLSFSMSSAIASVTVTFSNILCSAILGYVLYGECQEILWWGGVFLILCGLTLIHRKFPPDWKESKQQ